The genomic window GGCGATTAGTGATAGCATCGCAACCGGAAACCACCGGCCTGTCAGGTTCAATGATGTACGTGCCAGATTCTCATCTGGTACAAGACGAAGATGATGAGGGCACATCCGGCAGATTAAGCCACGCGGAAGGTAGACGATCGCGCAGAGCCAGTCAAACCGGTGGCAATCGAAGTCGTCGCGAAAGTCAGGCCGATTTAGATTCGACGTTCTTGCCTCGTCGCCATCAGAATAGCCATGTTCTTATTACTACCACAAAGGTTTGCACGCAGGAATTGCCATTGCCCGACGGAGTGGAGGTGATTCATGCTGCACCCGCGGCGGGACATTTAAGTAGTTCCTCAATATATCCTGCGTGCTTTGCGCCATATATCATTGTAACGGCCTGCAGCGACAGCACCGTACGTTTTTGGAAGTGCAAAGTGACGAAGAAGTCAGACGACAAACTCGATTATGAGTGGTGTGAGTGGGAGATGATCAGAAAGGATCAGGAATCGACTATTGACATCACTGGTCAACCATTGAACATAAGTGCGGCTTATAGCGGACGCATTGCTTGTGCCTACAAGTATGGAAAGTCATTTACGCGTCCTACGAAGAATGATCCGGATTCGCGTTACGTGAATCTCTGCGTTGCTATATATGAGTGCGAAAGCACAGGAGGCAGCGAATGGATTTTGGAAGATACGATTCATCTGAAGAATATTCATCTGCCGCGAATACCAGTGGATCAGCATTTGGATCTTAGTTATTTGTACGACAGTAGATTTTTGCAGAAGAAGCAACGGCTCACTCAGGTATTGCAGACTCTTAGTCATGAGGATATAAGATCTTCGAGAAATGGGGAAAACGGCGATTCCACGAAGTCGACTGCTGGCCTATTAGCGGTTCCGTCGTTCAGTACCTTGCAATCTTTACGAAAGTCGATCATAGAGAATGGCAATACATGCCCGCTCACACAAAAGCATCTAGTGCAACTCGATTGGGTGTCGAAAGAGGATGGTTCGCATATTCTAACCGTTGGTGTTGGTTCTAAAATTATGCTATTCACACCAGTGTGTTCGGATTTGGCGCAGGCTAATATGAAAGCGATGAAAGAATCCCAGAGCAATAACAGGCCGATATTACGAAAAACTTCGTCGCTGGCGCAACCGCAGTTTGTCGATGAAATTCGATGGATGAAATTGCGCAAGATCGAATTAACAACGGCAGATGGTCTGCCGCCATTACCTATGCAAATATCTTGGGTACGGGATGGCATTCTGGTTGTCGGCATGGATTCCGAGATGCACGTGTATTCGCAATGGAAGCCAAATCCGAGGAATGACTGCTTCCATTCGAATCTGCAGCATCAGGAGTCCGATGAATTTCAGGCGAGTCGAAATCTGCGTGACGAGGATCTACGCACGTTGGCGCATGAGACATCCCAGAGACGATTGGCGAATGTGTCCTCCATGCCGCATTTGTCGCGCGTCAGCAGCATCAATCTAACGATGTTAGATGCGAAGAAGAAGCGCGGTATTCAAAATGAGAACTTGAGTTTTGATTATATGCCGGATTACGGACTGTTCGAGGCGTCGAGGATAGCTTGTCCAGTTTTACCGCAATATCATCCTAAGCAGTTGATGGAACTGTTGAACTCGGGCAAAATTAGATGGGTAAAGGCTATATTGGCGCATTTAGTGCGATGTATAGGCAGTTCATGCTCCCTGCGGGCCGATGACGAGAATCTTGTAAAACAACGCAATTGGTCGCGGTCAAGGACAATGTCGGTGAGTTATGTAGGCACGACGTCTCCGTTGGAACCGAGAGGTTCGACCACGCAGATACCAGAAGAATTGACACTGGACTACGCGGAGATCACATCTATCTCACCCTTGCCATTGTGGACTCTGTTATTGGCTGACAAAGAAAACAATATACCGCATCAGCAGAATGAAGACAAGCATGATTACAACGAATTATTTGATAGCAATCTAGATGAAGGAGAATCGTTGGACGATATGTTGGAGGAAGATTATGAATGTTCGCGGCAAAAGGATCGACGAGCCTCAGTGCCAGAGAGACAAGGAATATCTCACTTTGGTCCTAGACAAGGAAGATTGCTGTCGCGTCTCCTGACCCACACTCATCTGCCGGGATTGTCCAGTTTAGATCAGATGCATCTGCTCGCTCTGGCGGATACCGTATCGACGTGTAATGTCGACTTTGCAGAAAGATTCGCAATTGACGCAGCTAAGAATGCGATCGCTAAAGAGAATTTAACAGGTATTCCGGATGGCGAAATCATATCCACTGACTCGCTGGATGACTGCGGCCTCAGATTCCTTCTCGCAATGaagcattataattatctaatacgTTGCTTACCGTTGGTACAACGAGCGCAATTTCAGAAACAGGGCGTCTCATCGAATAATCTCGTGTGGGCATTTCATTCCGAATCCGAGGAGGAGCTGCTAGGATTGATACCGTCTTATGCAAAAGGTCAACCAAAATGGTCCGTGCTGAAAGAGCTCGGCGTAGGCTGGTGGATTAGGAGCAACACGGTGCTTAAGAAATGCGTGGATAAAATAGCGAAGGCCGCTTTTCAACTTAATCAAGATCCTTTAGACGCAGCTATTTATTACTTAgcgaataagaagaaaaatctaGTGTGGGGTCTATTTAGAAACAAGCGGGACGAACGAATGACTAGTtttttctcgaataattttGCCGAAGATCGATGGCGAAAGGCGGCACTAAAGAATGCTTTTGCTTTACTTGGGAAGCAACGATTTGAACACGCGGCCGCGTTCTTTTTACTGGCCGGTGCATTGAAAGACGCCATTGATGTATGTCTAAATAAACTAAATGATATTCAACTCGCGATGGTAATAGCCAGACTTTACGAGAACGATACATCATCTCCCAATATGAGAAGATTGCTATATGAAGAGATTCTGGGTTGTGACAAAGATGGACAAAATCAGGATATGAGTAGAGTGCATCCAGATCCTTTCTTGCGTAGCATGGCTTTGTGGCTCTTGAAGGATTACTCCGGTTCTCTCAATACTTTACTTCTGACCAATGTTGGTCATATGCATCCACAGTATAATGATGAATCTGATAAACCAGAGGGAACGACAGGTAAActcatatatttgtacatttttatatataaaataactcttagaataatatcatattcCCTTATTTCAGCAAATCCAAAtgtcttcaatttttatgtttatcttCGTACACATCCATTATTAATTAGACAGTATATTGCGTCCACTGCACAAGATAACAAGAAAGGACATTCGGTAGTGATCTCAGGATTCAGTTATGGTACAGAAACAAAGAGTCAACCAGACAAACAGTTAATGTTGGAAGATACCATCACACCATTGGAGAGGCAACTGTATTTTACAACAGCACATGCACATTTCAAAGCTGGTTGTCCAGCTCTTGCTCTTGAAGTTTTGTCCAAACTACCTAATAAAGTTATGGAAACAAATGGTGAAGACTCTCCaagtaagtaaatataatataatataaataaataatataaatataaatataatataaaatataaatataatataatatataatataaatataataaatattatatattgacaattgataaattgataaattgaaattgttacCATTCTTCTCTCAATAGGCTTATTAAATAGTCCAAGCAAGTCTAGAGCTCAAGATACTCAAATAGATACTGGCATTATTAATTGGGGAAATGAATTGAATGGAGTAAGCAATAATAAAGGTATGTTATTcgcataaaatatgttaagaattcttaattataaaagaaaaatattgttttcagaAACTGCTGCTTCTTTGGATTGGAGTACACAGTCACTTGATTGGTCTCAGAGTACCAGGCGTGTAGAGGAGGATAAATTAGAATTGAACTGGGATGATGATGATGCGGATGAGGGTGAAGATGTTGATAGCCCTCCCATGAGCATGAAATTTGATAAGAAAGAGCCAGATAACTTAGAGATTGATAACAGTAAGAGAGCTTATCTTCTTCCTATTAGAAATAGAAACTACTAATTTTTacgttgattattaattaaaatattatgtattttagaaGAGGAGCCAAAATCAGCTGGTCAATTGGATATTATGGCGCAACAATTAAAATTCGTAGCTTGCCTGAAAATCTTGATGGAGGAATTGTCCACATTAGCGACTGGTTTTGAAGTAGACGGAGGTCAACTACGATATCAATTATATGTGTGGCTGGAACGTGAAGTAGATGCATTGAGGCAGTTGTGCAGCTACAGTACTAATGCGGATGGGGATGTAAATAACGTCAcagaatgtaatttttcatttattttgtatgcaCATTACTGTTGTATGAATGATATTGACTACAGTTTTGAAAATTACGGAAAATTGATTCTAATAGAAGAATAACTTTCAGACGAAGGCGGTATGGTTGATGATGTACCGCCGTACAAACCTGGTGAGCAACCGACTTTACATCAAATACTAGTAGCGGAGAAGTTAGATTTTGAGGCTAAAGTACAGAGAGCTGTGAAACGAAAGAAATGGCTAAAAGGTaggttaaattaattttattttgattatttaattaattactttaattaaaaagactcTAACaaactttttgcaaaattaatatattgcatttaaaaaaatgtatattacattaaataatgtaatcttacatttaatattacattaaaaaataaggcaatataaaaaaaaatgcgataaatgTCCTATAATTTTCAGCCAATGAAACATTGTTGAGAACATTATTATCGTATTGTTCGTTGCACGGTGCATCGGGTGGCGGTCTAGCATCGGTAAGAATGGAATTGGTACTTTTATTGCAAGAATTGCAACAGGAAAAGACTCAACAGCAATTGCTCAGTCCCCTTCCTTTCCCCACTACGTTACCTTTATTAAGTGCCAGCGTTGCCTGCAATAAAACTGTTGTAGCTGACCCAGTTCGACATCTGCAGGTTCATCAATATTTCTATActattttccttttaatttatttctattaatataacgCTACGCTATTTCTTGCAGTCTCTCGCACATGACATGCTGCAAACATTGGTAGAGCTACGAAATCCGCCAATGCCTAACAGAAATACACATTACTGTGAAGTATTCATTATGAGAGATTTAGCAGTGGCACTTAGCGCTTGTATCTATCAATCACTTTGTGATTCGGACACGTTCGTTATGAAGCATCACCACCCAGAGaggtatatttttcatgattaattattgtatggaatatcttaaaaaaagatcagATATTTTTACGTTAATTATGTTTCAGTTTTCCAGCGGTCGCAGAAGTAGAAACCTCGGGTGGTCACTTGGTAGCTTCAAATAGGTATCATCGACGTTATTCGACGGATGACGGTGTATGCATTACTACCTCGCCTGCCAAGTGGCCAGGTGTAACAAATTTACGTGCGTTGCTTGCTCGAGAAAAAGACGAGGACACTCCGAAGCTAAATATTTTGCTCTGCGAAGCTTTTGTGGCAACGTACATGAGCCTTTTTATGTACGCTCTGTCGAGTTGTGACAGTCACATTTTGTACAGATTAGTTGGACACCACTTTGATAATAACACATGGTCTTGTCTTTTTGGCGGTGGAGTTAAAAAGCTGTTGCGTGTAGCGAGTACTACTAGTAGCCAGGTATGATTGATCTTAGTGCGATGTGCGTTTCacaaatattagttttatatttttttgtgtctcTTTGCAAGGGCGGTAACACGAATAGCGTCGAGCGAACCGATAGTGTAACGAGCGAGATCCAAAGTACCGCCAGCGGAATGTGGAATACCATGACGTCGTTGACGAAACAACGCGTCAagctaaatatgaaattgttaGGACAATTTACGGGTCAACAGCCAAATATGAAAGAAGATAAACCTACATATAGAGAACAATTTGTCTCACCGCAAATGAGCatgatttcttattttctcatgaaggtatatgtaatatcgttatttctctatttctacatttattttgctattatacaattataactgtattttattttttcagccACGCATAGAGACTGAATATGCGGAAGAAATTGATTATGATTCTTCTGATTCCGCGGTGTCCGACTTAGATTCTACAGACGACGAAGAAGATGTATTCGACACGAGTTCGAAGCCAAAGAACAAACCAAAGGATAATACTGAGCATAGTAATTCTAATTCATACAGTTGGAGCATAATGAGATTAGCAATAGTTAAAATACTGCAACAGCAATTGCAGGATTTTTTGACCGTCGCCGGCATAGAAATGCAAGGTACATAAAAAGCaacatcttttaaataatatcttgaattgataattattgaattaacacGATAACGGTATTAATGAAATGATACATTATTTCAGAATTACCTGTAAGTAGTCCGCTAATCCATGGTACATTGGGCGTTGTTGCACAATGGCAAGACTCTTTGCGCGAAGAGTTGGAACTTAGAGGCCCACCATCAGCGACTTATATACCTGGATGTGCGCCGGATCCTTCTCCTACGCCTGGAAAACCAGCTATTCATAAGTATCGATCGTTATTGGAGAAAGGAAATACTCCCTTTAAGTGAGTacacgagaaaaaattttttattaattataaattaaaaatttagacaagAGAAAGGGATATTAaacagaaagatattttaaatgatttcagTACAAAATTGGCGTCCGCAGCGCCTACTAATCGTCTATGGTGTTACTTAGTTAGACAAGAATTGGTTCAGGATATTTTCATTCGCGCAATATTTGGGAAACGAAGATCCCTGTCAACAATACttgaaaataatcaatcaGTTGTTGATAGTGTACATCGTGGAACTGGAGAAGATAAAGGTAGCGATAGTGGCACTACAAGCTTGCCGGAACCAGTCAGAATCATTCATAAGGAGCAAGATAGCATCAGTGCCTTCTGTCTTAATCAGGTCttcttttaaatcttattttaagtgttatgtttttttaatgaaacttttaaataaatgtgcgGATTGCTTCGAATATGTAATATCTTATTTAGATAAGAGggatatacattaatatgcaATTGTGATCGTACATAGGTAAATCCAGGTTTAATGGCTCTTGCTACGCCTCGGGAAGTGCAAGAAATGAACATTTCCTTACTCCTAGAACTTCCATCGTGGTTAGAAGATGAATGCGAATTCGATATTATCAATTTGACTAAGCAGCCCGATCCGGAGCCTGTACAGCCAACCAGTTTTTTAGTTATACAGGTACGATTTAAAAcacaacaataaattttgtattttatgtatatttacacattatttGCAGACAGCAGCAGATCGTCCTTTACTGGCACAAAGTCCTCAAACGAACAGTCCCCAGCCTCATTCAGGTATAGCCAGTCAGAGTGGACGTGGCGCGAGTGtggtgagttttttttttattacatcataatttacatattaaataatgttgcaTTATTTCTATTCAATCAAGACTTTCTTTGCTTTTTcgatgcaaataatatatatcttacaaaaaagataagatggtatataaattaaaagataatcttttttttttccaaaaattaatgaaatattttaaagagcttgtgatataatcttaattatatgtaataaaagaaaccAAAGATGAAGCAtttgaatctctctctctctctctctctcttgtaaatataattcgaattaatttatataaagcattcaattaacttttcaatttcttatctatatatttgtgctatatttattgtttgacaTGTAATTTTTGAATGTTGAGTCAATTCCAAGGCTAAGTaagatgaattttattttatttttttttttttattcacagaATTTACTTTTGTTTTGAGTGTAATTGTATtcactacatatatatctcacaatgtagattatttaatatatatgtgcgtgcgtgAGTGTGAAAAATATCCAATTAATCATTATCGCGCAAGAGATTGCCGatccattaattaatttacatgtaGAGAGCTTGACTTGTTATAAATAAGAGTATATATTTGcagtattttcaaaattaatatacaaatccTAAGTAACTTATAAGTATCTGGCAACAGGAATTTCTTGATAGGCGATTATAtaaggaatttttaataagcttGTAATAGAGCAAGGATGTCGACTTAAGTAGGAAATGTGCTGCCCACCTGGAATATTCCAAGAATCTTCTAAGAATCATCGTACATGTGTACCAAGTCCTTgcatatacattgtatatttgtCTGTTTGACATCACTTTGTCACTAGACAACGCgtcttttgtaataatatttttctgtttttcatttttgatatacgaaaataatgatattattagacAATACTTGTGCATTTACATGCAGATTGACGCGAGTAGTAGTATCTTGCaccaaagaaaaaaagatgtgtGATTATgactataaattttacattcattGCATGATATATATTGAGACAAAAATGCACTGTGTCTCACGTATCAGGATATGGCTGGATTCGCAAGGCTTGTTCgttttatgcaataaatgcaggaaaaacaaatttatcatatatgtgtctaaaattgagaaagtttattaataatttgtacacaatgattatttctttgctttttttaaagttgtaCTTATAATGCcaattaatcaaattgtagagcaattttattatatatggaattttttttccttttaattgttatatgaaAACAAAAGAGATACATATCGCCAAACAAGCCTTGCAATCTGTGAATGTGTATTGGGATAGGGTAGCACAAAAGTGGTGATGGAGACAATGTTGCTTGTTCAATGCTTGCCTAACATCTAACTCGGTCTGCGTCACTGAACTGGCGGCTCATTCGCTCGCTCAGATGAAGGGGATGCCTGCTTTTCCTGGCTCCCACGACCTGCGTTTCTGTCAATTTGTTGCCGATAGGAGCAAACACTTGTTAAAGCCGGTGAGATTTACATCTAACAAGACCCTATAGTCTATCCTAGTCTGCAAATTTCATGTTTAACTTTTTTTGGGTAACAAGCAAATATGTCTGATTTGtaatatgctaaaaatattagtatacaaagtttatatagtttaattatatcacaaaaatttgaGATCAAgaagaattattgaaatttgcatacttttaaagattttttaagtatactGCAAATCAGATGTATTTTGAATTTCTCAACAAGATCTTGCAGCTCAATCGTAAGGCCTGTTTTTAGAAACATTAGCCATTATCGTTTTGTCTAAGAACTCATAGTAACATGCACAGTGCATTGATTTTCTTTGCTTATCAGTATAACATCAGTATAACAATAGTATAATAGGAAAGTTTCATAAGATTCTATTATCATATTCTCAATTAACGACTGATGTTTCATCTGCTCTTAGATTCTAGGCGTTATATttacgttatatttatttatagacgttatatatttacagcTGATGGTTAAAACTCACTGTTGTTATCACAAGTATTACATCAAATgtacattttaatgttaattacatataattgataatataaataaattaataattgaatattaaaatatttcaatgcatATACAGAGTGAGCCCAAACATTTCgaccagactttgagattttataggaaaattaattctgaacaaaaagttttctataaacatagatcgaaaaatactttcttaaaaagttatcGCCCAAACAAAAAActtaactttttaaggaagcacTTTTCAATTCATGTTTATCGGAAATTtgttgttcagaattaaatttcctataaaatcccAAAGTCTGGCCGGAATGTTTGGACCCACCTTATAttatcgtttaatttttttcaaatcagtTATACTTAAGTCGATTAATTGTTAATCGATAATCGTATcgaattttagatattatgcTTTTCTCATATATTCTCGGTGCGAAAATGCGTGAAATTTAGATATGTCTCCATCAATgtttcattgtatatataatattaccataccacattcatatatatgtttacacaTTAATTCAACATCTGCAAACGCGCTAATCACAAGAAATCAACGTTAGAACTTTGCAAGCTAGTGGACCAAAAAGCAGCCGAATACTACTTGCAAAATCAACAACTTGCTGCAATGTTTAAAACGCATGCTACATGTCCATTATGCAATTCCATTAAACCTACTTTGCGTTGATGCAACACCCAAAAATGTGCGTTAAATACCTTTAATATTGTCGTATTATTGTGTTCATcaaattattagtttaattctgctggaatatataaatgtatcatatattctcatttatattatttcgaatctctttatttttaatctcgcaAACTCAATGGATTCTTTGTACTTTATTCCGACAGATCCTGAAGCACAAAATTGACGGCATCAGAAGAATCTCTTCTCATCCGCTCTTACCGCTATGtgagtatatttattataatctgtcACGCATGAGACTAACAATATAAGTACTTATCATGATTGTGCAGAAATTATAGaagattttacaaataatataatgtatctgttttctttttgtgATGACGCCAGATTTGACTGGATCTCAGGATGGTTCTGTATCTTTATGGGAATGGGGACATCAGACGGCAGTCGCGACTCCGAGAGCGCCCGGCACTTTCGCCAAAGTGACCCGCGTGCGATTTTCGCAACATGGTAACAAATTCGGAGTAGCCGATTCCGATGGCCACCTGAGTCTGTTTCAAGTGGCATGTCGAGAAGGAACGGCTCGACCATTCTTTGTAAGAATCTTTGCGTTCCGTTTAAagtattactttaaaattactaCTTATTTATTGTTGAAATCTATTTTAGACCTATCAGTGTCATAGCAAAGTTACCTCAGACTTTGTCTTCCTCGGTGCGTGCAGTCTCGTGGCTACCGCCGGCCATGGTTCGGAAGGGCGGAATGTAGCACTATGGGACACGTTACTTCCACAAAACAAATCTCTCGTACAAGGTACGAATAATAATCATGCGT from Cataglyphis hispanica isolate Lineage 1 chromosome 16, ULB_Chis1_1.0, whole genome shotgun sequence includes these protein-coding regions:
- the LOC126855488 gene encoding dmX-like protein 2 isoform X3 — protein: MNCHQILSGACNAGDRCYAVGSVEGISFTAYAAGCNIVILANNFERVQIIPGAVHNYIRISCLDCSTDTGKIAAAYENQVCIFEPTPLIHSTCSHQLEYRWVQTGSLQTESNITSLSWNLEGTRLLTGGELLQLWHQNIMPFQEEQTGVVTFSIGGEAESPGPGDTLAANDPGGWNCVWKCRTATPVHLMSFSPDGTLFATTGMNDRLVKIWFENKQFFPTKSIDHTNFSQSMGSDNFSFVYVAHPRAVTHLSWRKTSKYMPKGSVSNMLVTSCRDNICRVWTETIPPDIEGLANMSQFEGSDRHGHHGKHRHHNMHKHRFMQRLKHMKTCFHIRRHAKQQHQAGHTAPTLPTLPSTYSVHDFHNNYQTSGHYPGMHFHLAASINAETDIPLVPSLITGDPEREPNFILHWLNNKEMHFTMQAENILQELTRKVVEKEEGLQHQEHAEHVEHDSEDECTSKKGIRLQTVQKPAVGGRSMSQEDHSSDEHHTTHTTSSHHSLAHSVHSHPSLSNTTSINSIATDATSTMNHAPDSLDTKIETLLRDWHHNPDLLFSIHPIDGSFLIWHIEWLDEYHPGSFRQAQISFSTRIPNAFPLGDASTMSHNVSMYSHNTGGPLLNIREVAKSSTKPSEPSEVATPLPSLIEQDEEQSTLTSKTGQELLKNIETTDQNQTKVDNNAESNKNGHEADLLAHPSPIVSMVSKHSNGTLNLWQLTFADKTKFSQVLSIGHACRASGHRFRVNDITCHPVLPLLVTTSHHNIPEFSGTQSVESNENINGKHDTSKNKDIMSPTGFCSELILWRVDAVGPLSKSGGVSELARINSPEISAFSNVAWIPTLLPSTTLGNLSNSPSACFVASDGECLRVYQAVIDARTLLAEVSISERRSRMMDSMASLSTDMSSDDGIRHSIHDRIKIVSQQSTARPGCVIQLDAIADATHDWQNTQFLHVFQEQLITGERSDEKQPGVDMSSNDLGLMESTLDAMVDLQQSAIFEEPFYIVVLERTQQGTTVHMWRLVIASQPETTGLSGSMMYVPDSHLVQDEDDEGTSGRLSHAEGRRSRRASQTGGNRSRRESQADLDSTFLPRRHQNSHVLITTTKVCTQELPLPDGVEVIHAAPAAGHLSSSSIYPACFAPYIIVTACSDSTVRFWKCKVTKKSDDKLDYEWCEWEMIRKDQESTIDITGQPLNISAAYSGRIACAYKYGKSFTRPTKNDPDSRYVNLCVAIYECESTGGSEWILEDTIHLKNIHLPRIPVDQHLDLSYLYDSRFLQKKQRLTQVLQTLSHEDIRSSRNGENGDSTKSTAGLLAVPSFSTLQSLRKSIIENGNTCPLTQKHLVQLDWVSKEDGSHILTVGVGSKIMLFTPVCSDLAQANMKAMKESQSNNRPILRKTSSLAQPQFVDEIRWMKLRKIELTTADGLPPLPMQISWVRDGILVVGMDSEMHVYSQWKPNPRNDCFHSNLQHQESDEFQASRNLRDEDLRTLAHETSQRRLANVSSMPHLSRVSSINLTMLDAKKKRGIQNENLSFDYMPDYGLFEASRIACPVLPQYHPKQLMELLNSGKIRWVKAILAHLVRCIGSSCSLRADDENLVKQRNWSRSRTMSVSYVGTTSPLEPRGSTTQIPEELTLDYAEITSISPLPLWTLLLADKENNIPHQQNEDKHDYNELFDSNLDEGESLDDMLEEDYECSRQKDRRASVPERQGISHFGPRQGRLLSRLLTHTHLPGLSSLDQMHLLALADTVSTCNVDFAERFAIDAAKNAIAKENLTGIPDGEIISTDSLDDCGLRFLLAMKHYNYLIRCLPLVQRAQFQKQGVSSNNLVWAFHSESEEELLGLIPSYAKGQPKWSVLKELGVGWWIRSNTVLKKCVDKIAKAAFQLNQDPLDAAIYYLANKKKNLVWGLFRNKRDERMTSFFSNNFAEDRWRKAALKNAFALLGKQRFEHAAAFFLLAGALKDAIDVCLNKLNDIQLAMVIARLYENDTSSPNMRRLLYEEILGCDKDGQNQDMSRVHPDPFLRSMALWLLKDYSGSLNTLLLTNVGHMHPQYNDESDKPEGTTANPNVFNFYVYLRTHPLLIRQYIASTAQDNKKGHSVVISGFSYGTETKSQPDKQLMLEDTITPLERQLYFTTAHAHFKAGCPALALEVLSKLPNKVMETNGEDSPSLLNSPSKSRAQDTQIDTGIINWGNELNGVSNNKETAASLDWSTQSLDWSQSTRRVEEDKLELNWDDDDADEGEDVDSPPMSMKFDKKEPDNLEIDNKEEPKSAGQLDIMAQQLKFVACLKILMEELSTLATGFEVDGGQLRYQLYVWLEREVDALRQLCSYSTNADGDVNNVTEYEGGMVDDVPPYKPGEQPTLHQILVAEKLDFEAKVQRAVKRKKWLKANETLLRTLLSYCSLHGASGGGLASVRMELVLLLQELQQEKTQQQLLSPLPFPTTLPLLSASVACNKTVVADPVRHLQSLAHDMLQTLVELRNPPMPNRNTHYCEVFIMRDLAVALSACIYQSLCDSDTFVMKHHHPESFPAVAEVETSGGHLVASNRYHRRYSTDDGVCITTSPAKWPGVTNLRALLAREKDEDTPKLNILLCEAFVATYMSLFMYALSSCDSHILYRLVGHHFDNNTWSCLFGGGVKKLLRVASTTSSQGGNTNSVERTDSVTSEIQSTASGMWNTMTSLTKQRVKLNMKLLGQFTGQQPNMKEDKPTYREQFVSPQMSMISYFLMKPRIETEYAEEIDYDSSDSAVSDLDSTDDEEDVFDTSSKPKNKPKDNTEHSNSNSYSWSIMRLAIVKILQQQLQDFLTVAGIEMQELPVSSPLIHGTLGVVAQWQDSLREELELRGPPSATYIPGCAPDPSPTPGKPAIHKYRSLLEKGNTPFNTKLASAAPTNRLWCYLVRQELVQDIFIRAIFGKRRSLSTILENNQSVVDSVHRGTGEDKGSDSGTTSLPEPVRIIHKEQDSISAFCLNQVNPGLMALATPREVQEMNISLLLELPSWLEDECEFDIINLTKQPDPEPVQPTSFLVIQTAADRPLLAQSPQTNSPQPHSGIASQSGRGASVMKGMPAFPGSHDLRFCQFVADRSKHLLKPILKHKIDGIRRISSHPLLPLYLTGSQDGSVSLWEWGHQTAVATPRAPGTFAKVTRVRFSQHGNKFGVADSDGHLSLFQVACREGTARPFFTYQCHSKVTSDFVFLGACSLVATAGHGSEGRNVALWDTLLPQNKSLVQGFMCHEQGASALILAPQHQLLISGGKKGDVNIFDVRQRQQRHRFQAHESAIKCLALDPHEEFFVSGAGDGDIKIWGLTVHSLLYSFPGEHPRSSFFKNIGQGVTQLHVDSAGRLFSCGADGSMKVRQLPERDCVIQTLY